A window from Mangifera indica cultivar Alphonso chromosome 2, CATAS_Mindica_2.1, whole genome shotgun sequence encodes these proteins:
- the LOC123208328 gene encoding exocyst complex component EXO70B1: MATDNGEEKLLAVARHIARTLGHNDDTMADDILQIFSTFDGRFSREKLADDDPRPSAPLPLSLKSLDRRISQYLASDRLIWADSADSSAFLDSIDELIATLRHWSPMAADKSINSCLVRADDLLQQAMFRLEDEFRSLMERGAESFELSDSTGNLSFDDEDEDEAEEEDALDDQQIPVAQPLSDYDIIIDALPSVTINDLNEIAKRMVAARFGKECTHVYSSCRRDFLEESLSRLGLQKFSNEEVQKMPWQDVEEQIERWVKAANVALRILFPSERRLCDRVFFGFSTAADLSFMEVCRGSCIQLLNFADAIAIGSRSPERLFRVLDVFEALRDLMPDFESVFSDHYCLVLRDEALTIWKRLGEAIRGIFMELENLIRRDPAKAPVPGGGLHPITRYVMNYVRAACRSRQTLEQIFEKDSSSSLSVQMDWIMELLESNLEVKSKIYGDLALCSVFMMNNGKYIVQKVKDSELGSLLGDDWIRKHNAKVRQYLSHYQRSSWTKVLAVLKLDSNASAPNSAAPPVARSMKDKLKSFNSLFDDICKTQSTWIIFDDQLREELRSSVARILLPPYGNFIGKLQNVPDIGKHPEKLVKYGVGDIEARINQLFQGTGALSGGRK, encoded by the coding sequence ATGGCTACTGACAACGGTGAAGAAAAGCTGCTAGCTGTTGCGCGCCACATCGCCAGAACCCTCGGTCACAATGACGACACCATGGCCGATGATATTTTGCAGATCTTCTCCACATTCGATGGTCGTTTTTCTCGAGAGAAATTGGCTGATGATGATCCTCGTCCTTCTGCTCCCCTTCCACTCTCCCTTAAATCGCTTGACCGTCGGATCTCTCAGTACCTCGCTTCCGACCGTCTCATCTGGGCTGACTCTGCCGATTCCTCCGCTTTCCTTGACTCTATCGATGAGTTAATCGCCACCTTGAGACACTGGTCTCCAATGGCTGCTGATAAGTCTATCAACTCTTGTTTAGTTCGTGCTGACGACTTGTTGCAACAGGCCATGTTTCGTCTCGAAGACGAGTTCAGATCTTTGATGGAACGAGGTGCTGAGTCTTTTGAACTCAGTGACTCAACTGGTAATCTCTcctttgatgatgaagatgaagatgaagctgAAGAGGAAGACGCTCTCGATGACCAACAGATCCCAGTCGCACAACCACTTAGTGATTACGATATCATCATCGACGCTCTCCCCTCCGTTACAATTAATGATTTGAATGAGATTGCGAAGCGTATGGTCGCTGCACGGTTCGGCAAAGAGTGCACCCACGTGTACAGTAGTTGTCGGAGAGACTTTCTAGAGGAAAGCTTGAGTAGGCTAGGCTTACAAAAGTTCAGCAACGAAGAGGTCCAAAAGATGCCTTGGCAAGATGTGGAAGAACAAATTGAACGTTGGGTCAAAGCTGCTAATGTTGCTTTGAGGATTCTCTTTCCCAGTGAAAGACGGCTGTGTGATCGAGTGTTTTTTGGGTTCTCCACCGCGGCTGACTTGTCATTTATGGAAGTTTGTCGTGGGTCGTGCATTCAGTTATTGAATTTTGCTGATGCTATCGCTATTGGGAGTCGATCACCTGAAAGATTATTTAGGGTTCTTGATGTGTTTGAGGCTTTGAGAGATTTGATGCCTGATTTTGAGAGTGTTTTTTCTGATCACTACTGTTTGGTACTTAGGGATGAAGCTTTGACTATATGGAAAAGATTAGGAGAAGCAATAAGAGGGATTTTTATggaattagaaaatttgattcGCAGAGACCCTGCTAAAGCTCCCGTTCCTGGAGGTGGGCTTCATCCCATTACTCGGTATGTCATGAATTATGTTCGAGCTGCTTGTCGATCCAGGCAGACACTGGAGCaaatttttgagaaagattCCTCTTCTTCACTATCCGTCCAAATGGATTGGATTATGGAGTTATTGGAGAGTAATTTGGAAGTCAAGTCTAAAATTTATGGAGACCTTGCTTTGTGTTCTGTTTTTATGATGAATAATGGAAAATATATTGTTCAAAAAGTGAAAGATAGTGAATTGGGATCGCTTCTGGGTGATGATTGGATTAGAAAACACAATGCAAAGGTCCGCCAATATCTTTCCCATTATCAGAGAAGTTCCTGGACTAAGGTTTTGGCAGTTTTAAAGTTGGATAGTAACGCTTCTGCTCCGAACAGTGCTGCTCCTCCTGTTGCAAGGTCTATGAAAGATAAGCTCAAGTCCTTTAATTCGTTATTTGATGACATATGTAAAACTCAGTCTACCTGGATCATTTTCGATGACCAGCTTAGAGAGGAATTAAGAAGCTCAGTGGCAAGAATTTTGTTGCCCCCTTATGGGAACTTTATCGGAAAGCTTCAGAACGTTCCTGATATTGGGAAGCACCCAGAAAAGCTTGTAAAGTATGGTGTAGGGGATATTGAGGCTCGGATTAACCAGTTGTTTCAGGGAACTGGTGCCTTGTCTGGTGGCAGAAAGTGA